From Alkalidesulfovibrio alkalitolerans DSM 16529, a single genomic window includes:
- the wecB gene encoding non-hydrolyzing UDP-N-acetylglucosamine 2-epimerase, with product MKKLVHVAIALGTRPEAVKLAPVVHELRDRGDLFRLTVISTAQHRQMLDQVLALFAIEPDLDLDVMRPDQGLAGLTSRALLGMETALAEVRPDVLVVQGDTTTVFAASLAAFYARVPVAHVEAGLRSRDMANPYPEEANRRLAGVLSSLHFAPTKGARDNLLAEGVDRARTAVTGNTVVDALRLLDASGRAASAPLPFDETLLAGRTPILVTTHRRESFGREMENVFLALRDIATARPDTLLVYPVHLNPNVRGPAHAILGDVPGVVLCDPLDYGAFVRLMRQSRLILTDSGGVQEEAPTFGRPVLVLRSVTERPEASRQGLALLVGTDRTRIVRETLRLLDDETAYAAMSRAKNPYGDGQAARRIITGLARFATGATPLLEPHDEFDPGSSHDV from the coding sequence ATGAAAAAACTCGTTCACGTTGCAATCGCCCTCGGGACGCGTCCCGAGGCGGTCAAGCTCGCGCCGGTCGTTCACGAACTGAGGGACCGCGGCGACCTTTTCCGCCTCACGGTCATATCCACGGCCCAGCATCGCCAGATGCTCGACCAGGTGCTTGCGCTCTTCGCCATCGAGCCGGACCTGGACCTCGACGTCATGCGGCCCGACCAGGGACTGGCGGGGCTCACCTCGCGCGCGCTGTTGGGCATGGAAACGGCCCTTGCCGAGGTACGGCCCGACGTGCTCGTGGTCCAGGGCGACACGACCACGGTCTTCGCCGCCTCGCTGGCCGCCTTCTATGCCCGCGTCCCCGTGGCCCACGTGGAGGCCGGCCTTCGCAGCCGCGACATGGCCAACCCATACCCCGAGGAAGCCAACCGCCGCCTAGCCGGGGTCCTGAGCAGCCTGCACTTCGCTCCCACGAAAGGCGCGCGCGACAACCTGCTCGCCGAGGGCGTGGACCGTGCCCGCACCGCCGTCACCGGCAACACCGTGGTCGACGCCCTGCGCCTGCTCGACGCCTCCGGCCGCGCGGCCAGCGCGCCGCTGCCCTTTGACGAGACCCTGCTCGCGGGCCGCACGCCGATCCTGGTCACCACGCACCGCCGCGAGTCGTTCGGCCGGGAGATGGAGAACGTCTTCCTCGCCCTGCGCGACATCGCAACGGCCAGACCCGACACGCTGCTCGTCTATCCCGTGCACCTGAACCCCAACGTACGCGGCCCGGCCCACGCCATCCTCGGCGACGTGCCGGGCGTGGTCCTGTGCGACCCGCTGGACTACGGCGCGTTCGTCAGGCTCATGCGGCAAAGCCGCCTGATCCTCACCGACTCGGGCGGCGTGCAGGAAGAGGCCCCGACCTTCGGACGCCCGGTCCTGGTTTTGCGCTCGGTCACCGAGCGGCCCGAGGCATCCAGGCAGGGTCTGGCTCTGCTCGTGGGCACCGATCGCACGCGCATCGTGCGCGAAACCCTGCGCCTTTTGGACGACGAGACGGCTTATGCGGCCATGAGCAGGGCCAAGAACCCCTATGGCGACGGCCAGGCCGCGCGCCGCATCATCACGGGCCTTGCGCGCTTCGCGACTGGCGCGACCCCGCTCCTCGAACCCCACGACGAATTCGACCCCGGATCTTCGCACGATGTTTGA
- a CDS encoding tetratricopeptide repeat protein, translating to MTKNRAFPYPAVLVLFALLAVAFASDCLAQSRTGPEQEQREPGLLRREYLHFKAYPHLDMAGRMVEQGRRAEAVKELDTYLDLVPDDQDARLMRLRLLNALDRHEAATEDARRLLGANPDHAEARLLLAMSLERLGDLDAARREYERAASTPGLDRDGRRLALFSAAELGRTQGLVEESERRLLALVEQDPADKEALRSLIELYRAMHRPELALTRAQALERLDPSPETRMVVDDLLKASGQFAEAEARLTARLNADPGDLSALRALSDLFVVAGQDVKALDAIRRLTQVEPTPENRERMAVLLVKNREGREAASIYAELAEQAEPGETRGRLLLAQGNALAAAGLSSQAAAAYLRAADETGKPEPLLAAALSQQQGGDVVAAAATIARAVALSDDASVHLQAGYIHILADQRGPAIDHFRSAISLGLAPEREQQARLAVSEALSAEGLHAQALDELRAARALGANGIPPLAEALLLERTGDIPGALAELQNVLSRPGLSPAQAALAHEHMGHLLVKQGRQAEAAKHFILAARIHPDDARPRLFMAATAAVQAGETAMARDLFEEYLDQGGEPGRISSAWASLGHLRARERDWASAEAAFVEALSAPDLDPRARPGLLLGLMETRIERHDHVAVIATGESLLALPDLPPEMAAQASLRVGQALARLGRDEEALQALRRSVVLDGGDPNAWRGIALITYNLRRFDEAVLAYSRALEQEDSLDARLGLGRSQAELGRPGLAVHHYLLAGPRIETLPRNEQRLYWAELGFFLDTALQFDQAAEAYGKALALGYDDETAFRLGRALRLAGRIDDAAGHIDPLDPLDPASPAARPDLAPLVLAEKAALAGAKEMHEDEARYLEEAVSRQADPELFHRLARAYEKHPRPRLDEAIAAYGRALELSETPRNHSDMGYALYRAGYFREAAQAFDSALMLEPDYLNLWQDAAYAWYRAGENETALTRFKTAIDTAPKKPVRDDAERLELERDIYGLRQEVAKLEKTFTATAFMTFHSGESGGAGTGGSEVVRSNSGIEAAFIPPVIGLRDDRLFQVLARVVWNLEKDSLSMDDRSMQGAIGLRYKPLREYNVHLGVERLFKIGRRAEDNWLLRVLGSVADGTDVRLKEPLYNYTLLYVEGAHYTDKPSRSMFYGEARQGLTLNHDDRFFFRPHVFAAARVWSPDRDKSSLYEAGPGLTFSWLFNETAYSAPRSSVEVTAQYRIGQLYNRLGSAKKSDGVFVTTVLTY from the coding sequence ATGACGAAAAATCGCGCGTTCCCTTACCCCGCCGTTCTTGTCCTCTTCGCGCTTCTTGCCGTGGCCTTCGCCTCGGACTGCCTCGCCCAGTCCCGGACCGGACCGGAGCAGGAGCAGCGTGAGCCGGGCCTTTTGCGCCGCGAATACCTGCACTTCAAGGCCTATCCGCACCTGGACATGGCCGGACGCATGGTTGAGCAGGGCAGGCGGGCCGAGGCCGTGAAGGAACTCGATACCTACTTGGACCTCGTGCCCGACGATCAGGACGCCCGACTGATGCGGCTTCGCCTTCTGAACGCGCTCGACCGCCACGAGGCAGCAACCGAGGACGCCCGTCGCCTGCTCGGCGCGAATCCCGACCATGCCGAGGCACGCCTGCTGCTGGCCATGTCGCTCGAACGTCTCGGCGATCTGGACGCGGCCAGAAGGGAATACGAGCGGGCCGCGTCCACGCCCGGCCTGGACCGCGACGGGCGCAGGCTGGCTCTATTCTCGGCGGCCGAACTCGGCAGGACCCAAGGCTTGGTCGAGGAATCGGAGCGCAGACTCCTGGCCCTTGTCGAACAGGATCCTGCCGACAAGGAGGCCCTGCGCTCGTTGATCGAGTTGTACCGCGCCATGCACCGTCCCGAACTGGCGCTCACACGCGCCCAAGCCCTCGAACGTCTCGACCCTTCGCCCGAGACGCGAATGGTGGTGGACGACCTGCTCAAGGCAAGTGGCCAGTTCGCAGAGGCCGAGGCGCGCCTTACGGCCAGGCTCAACGCCGACCCTGGCGATCTCTCCGCCCTGCGCGCGTTGAGCGACCTCTTCGTGGTCGCCGGGCAGGACGTGAAGGCGCTTGACGCCATCCGACGCCTCACCCAAGTCGAACCGACTCCCGAAAACCGGGAACGAATGGCGGTTTTGCTGGTCAAGAACCGCGAAGGCCGCGAGGCTGCGTCCATCTATGCCGAACTGGCCGAGCAGGCCGAGCCGGGCGAGACGCGCGGCCGCCTTCTGCTGGCCCAGGGCAATGCGCTTGCGGCAGCGGGGCTTTCCTCCCAGGCCGCGGCTGCCTACCTGCGCGCGGCCGACGAGACCGGCAAGCCGGAACCGCTTCTGGCCGCGGCCCTGTCCCAGCAGCAAGGCGGCGACGTCGTTGCTGCGGCCGCGACCATCGCCAGGGCCGTGGCACTCTCCGACGACGCGTCCGTGCACCTGCAGGCGGGCTACATCCACATCCTCGCGGACCAGCGCGGCCCGGCCATCGACCACTTCCGCTCGGCCATTAGCCTTGGGCTGGCGCCCGAAAGAGAGCAGCAGGCGCGACTGGCCGTTTCCGAGGCGCTGTCCGCCGAGGGCCTTCATGCGCAAGCCCTGGACGAGCTTCGCGCCGCGCGCGCCTTGGGCGCGAACGGCATTCCGCCGCTGGCCGAAGCGCTGCTCCTCGAACGCACGGGCGATATCCCCGGCGCGCTCGCCGAACTGCAAAACGTCCTTTCCCGGCCCGGTCTCTCCCCCGCGCAAGCCGCCCTGGCCCATGAGCACATGGGGCATCTGCTCGTGAAGCAAGGCAGGCAGGCCGAGGCGGCAAAACATTTCATCCTGGCCGCGCGCATCCATCCCGACGACGCCCGGCCGCGCCTGTTCATGGCCGCGACCGCCGCCGTACAAGCGGGCGAGACTGCCATGGCGCGCGATCTTTTCGAGGAATACCTTGACCAGGGCGGCGAGCCGGGCCGCATCTCGTCGGCCTGGGCCAGCCTTGGTCATCTGCGCGCCAGAGAGCGTGACTGGGCAAGCGCGGAAGCTGCCTTCGTGGAGGCCTTGAGCGCGCCCGACCTCGATCCGCGCGCCCGGCCCGGACTGTTGCTCGGCCTCATGGAAACCCGCATCGAGCGCCACGACCACGTGGCCGTGATCGCCACGGGCGAAAGCCTCCTCGCGCTCCCCGACCTTCCGCCCGAAATGGCGGCCCAGGCCTCGCTTCGCGTCGGCCAGGCCCTGGCGAGGCTGGGGCGCGATGAGGAGGCCCTCCAAGCGCTTCGCCGCAGCGTGGTCCTCGATGGCGGCGACCCGAACGCCTGGCGCGGCATCGCCCTCATCACGTACAACCTGCGACGTTTCGACGAGGCCGTGCTTGCCTATTCGCGGGCCCTCGAACAAGAAGACTCGCTCGACGCCCGGCTCGGCCTCGGGCGTTCCCAGGCGGAACTTGGCAGGCCGGGACTGGCCGTGCACCACTATCTTCTGGCAGGGCCGCGCATCGAAACCCTGCCCCGCAACGAACAGCGGCTCTATTGGGCTGAGCTTGGCTTTTTCCTGGACACGGCACTACAGTTCGACCAGGCGGCCGAGGCCTACGGCAAGGCCCTGGCCCTTGGATACGACGACGAGACCGCCTTCCGGCTCGGCCGGGCCTTGCGCTTGGCCGGGCGCATCGATGACGCGGCCGGGCATATCGATCCGCTGGACCCGCTCGATCCGGCCTCCCCTGCCGCGCGGCCAGACCTTGCCCCGCTGGTGCTGGCCGAGAAAGCGGCTCTGGCCGGGGCCAAGGAAATGCACGAGGACGAGGCGCGCTATCTTGAGGAAGCCGTGTCGCGGCAGGCCGATCCGGAACTCTTCCACCGCCTGGCGCGGGCCTACGAGAAGCATCCCAGGCCCCGGCTCGACGAAGCCATCGCGGCTTACGGCCGCGCGCTCGAACTGAGCGAGACGCCTCGAAACCACAGCGACATGGGCTACGCGCTGTATCGCGCCGGATATTTCCGCGAGGCGGCCCAGGCCTTCGACTCGGCCCTCATGCTCGAACCCGACTACCTGAACCTGTGGCAGGACGCGGCTTACGCCTGGTACCGCGCCGGGGAGAACGAGACCGCGCTCACGCGCTTCAAGACGGCTATCGACACGGCCCCGAAGAAACCGGTACGTGACGACGCGGAGCGGCTGGAGCTTGAGCGCGACATATACGGTCTGCGCCAGGAAGTGGCCAAACTCGAAAAGACCTTCACGGCCACGGCCTTCATGACCTTTCACAGCGGCGAGAGCGGCGGCGCGGGCACCGGCGGCTCCGAGGTGGTGCGCTCCAACAGCGGCATCGAGGCGGCCTTCATCCCGCCCGTGATCGGTCTGCGCGACGACCGCCTGTTCCAGGTCCTGGCCCGGGTGGTCTGGAACCTGGAAAAGGACTCGCTGAGCATGGACGATCGCTCCATGCAGGGGGCCATCGGCCTGCGTTACAAGCCCCTGCGCGAGTACAACGTCCACCTGGGCGTAGAGCGGCTTTTCAAAATCGGCAGACGCGCCGAGGACAACTGGCTGCTCAGGGTCCTGGGCTCGGTGGCGGACGGGACCGACGTGCGCCTGAAGGAGCCGCTGTACAACTACACCCTGCTCTACGTGGAAGGAGCGCACTATACGGACAAGCCCTCGCGCTCCATGTTCTACGGCGAGGCGCGCCAGGGACTGACCCTGAACCACGACGACCGCTTCTTCTTCCGGCCGCACGTCTTCGCAGCGGCACGAGTCTGGTCGCCCGACCGCGACAAGTCCTCGCTTTACGAGGCCGGGCCGGGCCTCACTTTCTCCTGGCTGTTCAACGAGACGGCCTACTCGGCTCCGCGCTCGTCCGTCGAAGTCACGGCCCAGTATCGCATCGGCCAACTCTACAACCGCCTCGGCTCGGCCAAAAAATCCGATGGGGTCTTCGTGACCACGGTGTTGACCTACTGA
- a CDS encoding DUF4434 domain-containing protein: MKKSALILALALALAACVLPAAARDTPALHGTFLQPLRAQAALPAEHWERLFAALAEAGVKSVVVQWTVHEHTPFYDSKALGPAVFPLVRIVADQCARRGMSYRLGLVEDPNWWSMIRREPVLLNLSLFRLRERHLVTARELAPLVAHDPAFAGWFIPQEIDDASFAEREKRALLAEHLSLLGAELSPLAPGKGLAVSGFSNAFADPATLAAFWRDLLRDTGFDLLLFQDGVGAGKLGPKDAAIYLRALGKGLQNSGVRLAPVVEIFEQTDGPPLSDRPFAARPISIDDLTARLAMDFSVSQDVFAFSMPEYMSPTAGPEAARLHRDYLDWLQRP, from the coding sequence ATGAAAAAGAGCGCCCTCATCCTCGCCCTGGCCCTTGCCCTGGCCGCCTGCGTTCTCCCTGCGGCGGCCCGCGACACGCCAGCCCTGCATGGCACCTTCCTGCAACCCCTGCGCGCCCAGGCCGCATTGCCCGCCGAACACTGGGAACGGCTCTTCGCGGCCCTGGCCGAAGCGGGCGTAAAGAGCGTGGTGGTGCAGTGGACCGTGCACGAGCACACGCCCTTCTACGACTCGAAGGCGCTCGGCCCGGCCGTGTTTCCCCTGGTGCGGATCGTGGCCGACCAGTGCGCACGACGCGGCATGTCCTACCGCCTCGGACTGGTCGAGGATCCCAACTGGTGGAGCATGATCAGGCGCGAGCCCGTGCTACTCAACCTCTCGCTTTTCCGGCTTCGGGAGCGGCATCTCGTAACGGCGCGCGAACTCGCGCCGCTCGTGGCGCACGATCCGGCCTTCGCTGGCTGGTTCATCCCCCAGGAGATCGACGACGCCTCCTTTGCCGAACGCGAAAAGCGCGCCCTTTTGGCCGAACACCTCTCCCTGCTCGGAGCCGAACTCTCGCCCCTCGCGCCAGGCAAGGGCCTGGCCGTCTCGGGCTTTTCCAACGCCTTCGCCGATCCCGCGACCCTGGCCGCCTTCTGGCGCGACCTTTTGCGCGACACGGGCTTCGACCTGCTCCTCTTCCAGGACGGCGTGGGCGCGGGCAAGCTTGGGCCCAAAGACGCCGCGATCTACCTGCGCGCGCTCGGCAAGGGCCTTCAAAACTCCGGGGTCAGGCTCGCGCCGGTGGTGGAGATATTCGAGCAGACCGACGGCCCGCCGCTCAGCGATCGTCCCTTCGCGGCCCGTCCCATCTCCATCGACGACCTCACCGCGCGTCTGGCCATGGACTTCTCGGTCTCGCAGGACGTCTTCGCCTTCTCCATGCCCGAGTACATGTCGCCCACGGCCGGGCCCGAAGCCGCCCGCCTCCACCGCGACTACCTGGACTGGCTGCAACGGCCCTGA
- a CDS encoding glycosyl transferase family protein, whose translation MFEDILIYFLIFAKYALVALSIIFIISGFDELFIDFVYAARLVYRRAFVYSKHKRLTEEQLLAKPEQPIAIMIPCWDESAVIRRMLSNTIRTLNYSNYHIFVGTYPNDQATQREVELAREEFGKVSRIVCPKDGPTNKADCLNWVYEGIKLYEKEHDIRFEVFVMEDSEDIIHPLTLRLFNYLIPRMDMVQLPVFPMPTPWYKFTAGHYLDEFAENHARDMTVREILSGAIPSAGVGTGYSRLALDSLATDNQHQLFNVDSLTEDYDIGMRLQKYDLKQVFVRHAIERKSSTKSWLTGKTRTRTVREYIVIREFFPQTFSTAVRQKSRWVLGIALQGWARLGWKGSIWTRYMLFRDRKALLTNLISMSANVLAVPLILMWAYQEMNPDAYRYPPLVQKDSWVWYMILMNMGFLLWRVLMRMSFVNRAYGPFNALFALPHLVWGNVINFFATVRAIRLYVRYLITGKIVAWDKTAHVFPSEEELTAYRRKLGDLLLDKRFVSVGQLDKALEEQRRTGKPLGRALLDLGFVSEDELLQVLGQQLRIDTREIDPYAVPLDVVALLPRDLAEMHHVFPVAVREDGALELAVERPLPMEVVQGIEETISRPLAQCLAAKSDLSFAISRGYERLNAKVPPQCPWTGREALKRNLCTENQLAEALRLQRRAYARLGDVLVSRGALGYQDLLAAEDEYFAKSNGHRFGEFLVHTGRIGQEQLDEALKAQRESQLKLGQALVTACELTPEEVRELLAFRKDQPCEIA comes from the coding sequence ATGTTTGAAGACATTCTCATCTATTTCCTGATCTTCGCCAAATACGCGCTCGTCGCCTTGAGCATCATCTTCATCATCAGCGGTTTCGACGAGCTCTTCATCGATTTCGTGTACGCCGCGCGGCTCGTCTACCGCCGCGCCTTCGTCTATTCGAAGCACAAACGCCTGACCGAAGAGCAGCTACTGGCCAAGCCGGAGCAGCCCATCGCGATCATGATCCCCTGCTGGGACGAGTCCGCCGTGATCCGGCGCATGCTCAGCAACACCATACGAACGCTCAACTATTCGAACTATCACATCTTCGTTGGCACCTACCCGAACGACCAGGCCACGCAGCGCGAGGTGGAACTCGCCCGCGAGGAGTTCGGCAAGGTCTCGCGCATCGTCTGCCCCAAGGACGGGCCGACCAACAAGGCAGACTGCCTGAACTGGGTCTACGAGGGCATCAAGCTCTACGAAAAGGAGCACGACATCCGCTTCGAAGTCTTCGTCATGGAGGACTCGGAGGACATCATCCACCCCCTGACGCTTCGGCTCTTCAACTACCTCATCCCGCGCATGGACATGGTCCAGCTTCCGGTCTTCCCCATGCCCACGCCGTGGTACAAATTCACGGCCGGCCACTACCTGGACGAATTCGCCGAGAACCACGCCCGCGACATGACCGTGCGCGAGATACTGTCCGGGGCCATCCCCTCGGCGGGCGTGGGCACCGGCTACAGCCGCCTGGCCCTGGACTCACTGGCCACGGACAATCAGCACCAGCTTTTCAACGTGGACTCGTTGACCGAGGACTACGACATCGGCATGCGGCTACAGAAGTACGACCTCAAGCAGGTCTTCGTGCGTCACGCCATCGAGCGCAAAAGTTCGACCAAAAGCTGGCTGACCGGCAAGACCCGCACCCGCACGGTGCGCGAATACATCGTCATCCGCGAATTCTTTCCCCAAACCTTCAGCACGGCGGTGCGCCAAAAAAGCCGCTGGGTGCTCGGCATCGCCCTGCAGGGCTGGGCCAGGCTCGGCTGGAAAGGGTCGATCTGGACCCGCTACATGCTCTTTCGCGACAGAAAGGCCCTGCTCACGAACCTCATCAGCATGAGCGCCAACGTCCTGGCCGTGCCCTTGATCCTCATGTGGGCCTACCAGGAGATGAACCCCGACGCCTACCGCTATCCACCCCTGGTCCAGAAGGATTCCTGGGTCTGGTACATGATCCTCATGAACATGGGCTTTTTGCTGTGGCGCGTGCTCATGCGCATGTCCTTCGTCAACCGCGCCTACGGACCGTTCAACGCCCTCTTCGCCCTGCCCCACCTCGTCTGGGGCAACGTCATCAATTTCTTCGCCACGGTCCGCGCCATCCGGCTCTACGTCCGCTACCTGATCACGGGCAAGATCGTGGCCTGGGACAAGACCGCCCACGTCTTCCCCTCGGAAGAGGAACTCACGGCCTACCGCCGCAAGCTCGGCGACCTCCTGCTCGACAAGCGCTTCGTCAGCGTCGGCCAGCTCGACAAGGCGCTGGAGGAGCAACGGCGCACGGGCAAGCCCCTGGGCCGGGCTCTTCTGGACCTTGGCTTCGTGAGCGAGGACGAGTTGTTGCAAGTACTCGGACAGCAGCTTCGCATCGACACCAGGGAGATCGATCCCTACGCCGTTCCCTTGGACGTGGTCGCGCTGCTCCCGCGCGACCTGGCCGAGATGCACCACGTTTTTCCCGTGGCCGTACGCGAGGACGGCGCGCTGGAACTGGCCGTGGAGCGGCCCTTGCCCATGGAAGTCGTGCAGGGGATAGAAGAGACCATCAGCCGTCCCCTGGCGCAGTGCCTGGCCGCGAAAAGCGACCTCAGCTTCGCCATCAGCCGGGGATACGAACGGCTCAACGCCAAGGTGCCGCCACAATGCCCCTGGACGGGCCGCGAAGCCCTGAAAAGGAATCTTTGCACCGAGAATCAACTTGCAGAGGCCCTGCGCCTGCAACGCCGCGCCTATGCCCGCCTGGGCGACGTGCTGGTCTCCAGGGGCGCCCTTGGCTACCAGGATCTGCTTGCGGCCGAGGACGAATATTTCGCCAAGTCCAACGGCCACCGCTTCGGCGAATTCCTGGTCCATACCGGCCGCATCGGCCAGGAACAGCTCGACGAGGCCCTGAAAGCGCAACGCGAAAGCCAGTTGAAACTCGGACAAGCGCTCGTCACGGCCTGCGAGCTCACCCCCGAGGAGGTCCGGGAACTGCTCGCCTTCAGGAAAGACCAACCCTGCGAAATCGCATGA
- a CDS encoding SLC13 family permease, with translation MTHDQMTIIAILVAAMGMFIWGRWRHDMVAGGALLACVFAGIVPGAEAFEGFGHPAVITVVCVLVLSHGLQITGAVDELSRRVLPSSSGQTVSIAALTGLAAVLSAFMNNVGAMALLMPVAVKLAARQGLTPGKVLMPLAFGSILGGTMTLIGTPPNLIVSGFRNESGLGGFGMFDFSPVGASVTLAGLVFISLIGWRLVPAREQSDTGDFDTAAYTTEVRITEDSKAVGKSLREVERMLDETDALVVGLVRGGFRLSAPYPGRILRDGDILVIQSEPKSLSSILSGLGLKLEENVPPEPEVAEAKDEEEATQSDTKGDEAEKAVGEGESRVSGNTSAEREPEEGGKEKNGNGKDNGEKAKHSEILIQEMVAMPGGMIIGRSARDMELRTRFGINLLAISRQGHRSIRRLRSTPIQGGDVLLMQGAPEVLSSFASEFGCVPLAARDVHVPGKGQAVRATLVMAAAIAAAALGLAPVAIAFAAGVLALMAMRIVSLRSVYQAVDWPVIVLLGAMLPVAGAMASTGAADLIARFLLENVAKGQAVFGLAVILAATMLMTDFMNNAATAAVMCPIALSTAAQLNVNADSFLMAVAIGSSCAFLTPIGHQNNTLILGPGGFRFGDYWRMGLPTDILVIAVGLPMLLLVWPL, from the coding sequence ATGACCCACGATCAGATGACGATCATCGCTATTCTCGTGGCTGCCATGGGTATGTTCATTTGGGGCCGCTGGCGGCACGACATGGTGGCGGGCGGCGCTCTTTTGGCGTGCGTCTTCGCGGGGATCGTGCCCGGGGCCGAGGCTTTCGAGGGGTTCGGGCATCCGGCCGTGATCACCGTGGTCTGCGTGCTCGTGCTCAGCCACGGCCTGCAGATCACCGGCGCGGTGGACGAATTGTCGCGGCGCGTCCTGCCGTCCTCCTCCGGGCAGACGGTGAGCATCGCCGCCTTGACGGGCCTTGCCGCCGTGCTCTCCGCGTTCATGAACAACGTCGGGGCCATGGCCCTGCTCATGCCCGTGGCCGTGAAGCTGGCGGCCAGGCAGGGGCTGACACCGGGCAAGGTGCTCATGCCGCTGGCCTTCGGTTCCATCCTCGGCGGCACCATGACCCTGATCGGCACTCCGCCCAACCTGATCGTCTCCGGGTTCCGGAACGAGTCAGGGCTTGGTGGCTTCGGTATGTTCGACTTCTCGCCCGTCGGAGCGTCCGTGACCCTGGCTGGACTCGTCTTCATCTCCCTTATCGGCTGGCGGCTGGTTCCGGCGCGCGAACAGTCCGACACTGGCGATTTCGACACCGCCGCCTACACCACGGAAGTGCGCATCACCGAGGACAGCAAGGCCGTGGGCAAAAGCCTGCGCGAAGTCGAGCGGATGCTGGACGAGACCGACGCCTTGGTCGTGGGGCTCGTGCGTGGCGGATTTCGGCTTTCCGCGCCGTATCCAGGCCGCATACTGCGCGATGGAGACATCCTGGTCATCCAGTCCGAGCCTAAGTCTTTGTCTTCCATCCTTTCCGGACTGGGGCTGAAACTTGAGGAGAATGTTCCTCCGGAGCCGGAGGTGGCCGAAGCGAAAGACGAGGAGGAGGCGACGCAGTCCGACACGAAAGGGGATGAGGCGGAAAAAGCCGTGGGCGAGGGCGAGAGCCGGGTTTCTGGAAATACTTCTGCGGAGCGCGAACCGGAGGAAGGCGGCAAGGAAAAGAACGGCAATGGCAAGGACAACGGTGAGAAAGCCAAGCACAGCGAGATACTCATCCAGGAAATGGTGGCCATGCCAGGGGGCATGATCATCGGACGTTCGGCCCGGGACATGGAGTTGCGCACCCGCTTCGGCATCAACCTGCTCGCCATCTCCCGCCAGGGTCACCGCTCCATCAGGCGGTTGCGTTCCACCCCCATCCAGGGCGGCGACGTGCTGCTCATGCAGGGTGCGCCGGAGGTCCTGTCCAGCTTCGCCTCGGAGTTTGGCTGCGTGCCGCTTGCCGCACGCGATGTCCATGTGCCGGGCAAGGGACAGGCCGTGCGGGCCACACTGGTCATGGCGGCGGCCATCGCGGCCGCCGCGCTCGGATTGGCGCCGGTGGCCATCGCTTTTGCGGCCGGTGTGCTGGCCCTGATGGCCATGCGCATCGTTTCGCTGCGCTCGGTCTACCAGGCCGTGGACTGGCCGGTCATCGTGCTGCTCGGGGCCATGCTGCCGGTGGCCGGGGCCATGGCCTCCACGGGCGCGGCGGATCTCATCGCCCGCTTCCTGCTTGAAAACGTGGCCAAGGGGCAGGCCGTGTTCGGTCTGGCCGTGATCCTGGCCGCGACCATGCTCATGACCGACTTCATGAACAACGCGGCCACGGCGGCCGTGATGTGTCCCATCGCCCTGAGCACGGCGGCGCAGTTGAACGTGAACGCCGACTCCTTCCTGATGGCCGTGGCCATCGGGTCGTCCTGCGCCTTTCTCACGCCCATCGGGCACCAGAACAACACCTTGATCCTGGGGCCGGGCGGTTTTCGTTTCGGGGACTACTGGCGCATGGGGCTGCCCACGGACATCCTGGTCATCGCCGTGGGCCTGCCCATGCTGCTTCTGGTCTGGCCGCTGTAG